The proteins below come from a single Odontesthes bonariensis isolate fOdoBon6 chromosome 18, fOdoBon6.hap1, whole genome shotgun sequence genomic window:
- the pygo2 gene encoding pygopus homolog 2 isoform X1, whose protein sequence is MAAESGRLLAGQGKRKASQMKSPEKKKARKSTTQAAGFSHLTEFAPPPTPMVDHLVASNPFDDDFGPPSRPGGAGGPGGAPFLSSPGAGGGGGYGGGGRMSAGMNFMGGPGGPGGGQPGRRPPYGPAPNAGPHHQLGFGGMPGFGAGGGGGSGGGGGGGGFPPAGPSQFNMPPNFSPPMHPGPGFNAMLSPGSMGGPGGGGPPHPRFSMPPQPQHGQGGHPFNSPPLPGGGGPRGPLPPMGGGIGPGMNIMGGMGPGGNMVGGGLPGLPPQGQFPPSQDGPYPGPSPPGPGNEDGKNFGAGAPPGPPQQQQQQQQQQQQQQQQQQQQQQQQQQLNLNPNGAPTNNNTPGPPPNSGPSQPGGGFPGHPDVQQPSANTPGQPPSAPPQPNPNSSPTGPLNGSGQPQHPQSSQLQPPSNTNTPNSNNSNQQQQSTPPNSAPGSTSYNQQNSTPGAGGPLSNAASNSGQNNITNNNGGNTPGSNPNPPSNSTSTPNTQSPLPPGPAAPSTGPGSGPGKLGGPGMVFPCGLCLAEVHDDQDAILCEASCQRWFHRDCTGLTEPAYGLLTRESAAVWACDFCIKTKDIQAVFVRQGLGQLVAANES, encoded by the exons ATGGCTGCCGAATCGGGGAGACTACTGGCGGGACAAGGAAAACGAAAAG CTTCACAGATGAAGAgcccagagaagaagaaggcgAGGAAATCCACAACTCAG GCGGCAGGGTTCTCCCACCTCACTGAGTTTGCACCTCCTCCTACGCCAATGGTGGACCATCTGGTTGCCTCCAACCCCTTCGATGATGATTTTGGGCCTCCATCCAGACCTGGTGGGGCAGGTGGACCAGGCGGTGCCCCTTTTCTTTCCAGTCCAGGTGCCGGTGGAGGAGGTGGGTatggaggtggaggcagaaTGAGTGCAGGCATGAACTTCATGGGAGGACCAGGAGGACCGGGAGGTGGTCAGCCTGGGCGCAGGCCACCCTATGGCCCTGCACCTAATGCTGGACCCCACCACCAGCTAGGCTTTGGAGGAATGCCTGGATTTGGAGCCGGTGGTGGTGGTGGCAGtgggggaggtggaggaggaggtggattTCCTCCTGCTGGCCCCTCTCAATTTAATATGCCACCCAATTTTAGTCCCCCGATGCATCCTGGGCCAGGATTCAATGCCATGCTTTCTCCTGGGAGTATGGGAGGTCCTGGGGGAGGAGGGCCACCCCACCCTCGGTTTAGCATGCCTCCCCAGCCGCAGCACGGACAGGGTGGGCACCCTTTCAACAGCCCACCATTACCTGGAGGTGGAGGCCCACGAGGGCCCTTGCCTCCCATGGGAGGAGGCATAGGTCCAGGGATGAATATCATGGGTGGCATGGGCCCTGGTGGCAACATGGTGGGTGGAGGGTTGCCAGGTCTGCCCCCTCAAGGACAATTTCCTCCCTCACAGGATGGCCCTTACCCTGGCCCTAGTCCACCAGGGCCAGGCAATGAGGATGGAAAAAACTTTGGAGCTGGGGCACCACCAGGACCtccgcagcagcagcaacaacaacaacaacaacaacaacaacaacaacaacaacaacaacaacaacagcagcaacagcagcagcttaaTCTAAACCCTAATGGCGCTCCCACTAATAATAACACTCCTGGCCCCCCTCCTAACTCTGGCCCATCACAGCCTGGGGGAGGCTTCCCTGGTCACCCTGATGTCCAACAGCCCAGTGCCAATACACCAGGTCAGCCTCCTTCTGCACCACCACAGCCTAACCCCAATTCGTCTCCTACCGGTCCCCTAAATGGATCAGGCCAGCCCCAGCATCCACAATCCAGTCAGCTACAGCCCCCCAGCAACACAAACACCCCTAACTCTAATAActctaaccagcagcagcaatcCACTCCTCCTAACTCTGCCCCAGGCTCCACCTCTTACAACCAACAAAACAGTACTCCTGGTGCTGGCGGCCCTTTGTCAAACGCTGCTTCCAATTCTGGTCAGAACAACATAACTAACAACAATGGTGGCAACACTCCTGGCAGCAATCCCAATCCCCCCTCTAACTCCACATCGACTCCAAACACCCAATCTCCCTTGCCACCTGGCCCCGCCGCCCCCTCAACCGGTCCCGGTTCTGGCCCTGGAAAACTTGGTGGTCCCGGGATGGTCTTTCCTTGTGGCCTCTGTTTGGCGGAAGTACACGACGACCAGGATGCCATCCTTTGTGAGGCATCCTGCCAACGCTGGTTCCACCGAGACTGCACAGGCCTGACAGAACCAGCCTATGGGCTACTGACTCGAGAGAGCGCTGCTGTTTGGGCTTGTGACTTCTGCATCAAGACCAAGGACATACAGGCCGTTTTTGTGCGCCAGGGATTAGGTCAGCTGGTGGCAGCTAATGAGAGTTGA
- the pygo2 gene encoding pygopus homolog 2 isoform X2, which produces MKSPEKKKARKSTTQAAGFSHLTEFAPPPTPMVDHLVASNPFDDDFGPPSRPGGAGGPGGAPFLSSPGAGGGGGYGGGGRMSAGMNFMGGPGGPGGGQPGRRPPYGPAPNAGPHHQLGFGGMPGFGAGGGGGSGGGGGGGGFPPAGPSQFNMPPNFSPPMHPGPGFNAMLSPGSMGGPGGGGPPHPRFSMPPQPQHGQGGHPFNSPPLPGGGGPRGPLPPMGGGIGPGMNIMGGMGPGGNMVGGGLPGLPPQGQFPPSQDGPYPGPSPPGPGNEDGKNFGAGAPPGPPQQQQQQQQQQQQQQQQQQQQQQQQQQLNLNPNGAPTNNNTPGPPPNSGPSQPGGGFPGHPDVQQPSANTPGQPPSAPPQPNPNSSPTGPLNGSGQPQHPQSSQLQPPSNTNTPNSNNSNQQQQSTPPNSAPGSTSYNQQNSTPGAGGPLSNAASNSGQNNITNNNGGNTPGSNPNPPSNSTSTPNTQSPLPPGPAAPSTGPGSGPGKLGGPGMVFPCGLCLAEVHDDQDAILCEASCQRWFHRDCTGLTEPAYGLLTRESAAVWACDFCIKTKDIQAVFVRQGLGQLVAANES; this is translated from the exons ATGAAGAgcccagagaagaagaaggcgAGGAAATCCACAACTCAG GCGGCAGGGTTCTCCCACCTCACTGAGTTTGCACCTCCTCCTACGCCAATGGTGGACCATCTGGTTGCCTCCAACCCCTTCGATGATGATTTTGGGCCTCCATCCAGACCTGGTGGGGCAGGTGGACCAGGCGGTGCCCCTTTTCTTTCCAGTCCAGGTGCCGGTGGAGGAGGTGGGTatggaggtggaggcagaaTGAGTGCAGGCATGAACTTCATGGGAGGACCAGGAGGACCGGGAGGTGGTCAGCCTGGGCGCAGGCCACCCTATGGCCCTGCACCTAATGCTGGACCCCACCACCAGCTAGGCTTTGGAGGAATGCCTGGATTTGGAGCCGGTGGTGGTGGTGGCAGtgggggaggtggaggaggaggtggattTCCTCCTGCTGGCCCCTCTCAATTTAATATGCCACCCAATTTTAGTCCCCCGATGCATCCTGGGCCAGGATTCAATGCCATGCTTTCTCCTGGGAGTATGGGAGGTCCTGGGGGAGGAGGGCCACCCCACCCTCGGTTTAGCATGCCTCCCCAGCCGCAGCACGGACAGGGTGGGCACCCTTTCAACAGCCCACCATTACCTGGAGGTGGAGGCCCACGAGGGCCCTTGCCTCCCATGGGAGGAGGCATAGGTCCAGGGATGAATATCATGGGTGGCATGGGCCCTGGTGGCAACATGGTGGGTGGAGGGTTGCCAGGTCTGCCCCCTCAAGGACAATTTCCTCCCTCACAGGATGGCCCTTACCCTGGCCCTAGTCCACCAGGGCCAGGCAATGAGGATGGAAAAAACTTTGGAGCTGGGGCACCACCAGGACCtccgcagcagcagcaacaacaacaacaacaacaacaacaacaacaacaacaacaacaacaacaacagcagcaacagcagcagcttaaTCTAAACCCTAATGGCGCTCCCACTAATAATAACACTCCTGGCCCCCCTCCTAACTCTGGCCCATCACAGCCTGGGGGAGGCTTCCCTGGTCACCCTGATGTCCAACAGCCCAGTGCCAATACACCAGGTCAGCCTCCTTCTGCACCACCACAGCCTAACCCCAATTCGTCTCCTACCGGTCCCCTAAATGGATCAGGCCAGCCCCAGCATCCACAATCCAGTCAGCTACAGCCCCCCAGCAACACAAACACCCCTAACTCTAATAActctaaccagcagcagcaatcCACTCCTCCTAACTCTGCCCCAGGCTCCACCTCTTACAACCAACAAAACAGTACTCCTGGTGCTGGCGGCCCTTTGTCAAACGCTGCTTCCAATTCTGGTCAGAACAACATAACTAACAACAATGGTGGCAACACTCCTGGCAGCAATCCCAATCCCCCCTCTAACTCCACATCGACTCCAAACACCCAATCTCCCTTGCCACCTGGCCCCGCCGCCCCCTCAACCGGTCCCGGTTCTGGCCCTGGAAAACTTGGTGGTCCCGGGATGGTCTTTCCTTGTGGCCTCTGTTTGGCGGAAGTACACGACGACCAGGATGCCATCCTTTGTGAGGCATCCTGCCAACGCTGGTTCCACCGAGACTGCACAGGCCTGACAGAACCAGCCTATGGGCTACTGACTCGAGAGAGCGCTGCTGTTTGGGCTTGTGACTTCTGCATCAAGACCAAGGACATACAGGCCGTTTTTGTGCGCCAGGGATTAGGTCAGCTGGTGGCAGCTAATGAGAGTTGA